CGCCGATACCCGTGCGCTGCTCGACCGGGTGCCGCTCGGCCTGCTCGTCCATCGTGGCAATTCGGTGCTGCTCGCCAATCGCACGCTGCTCGACTGGACCGGTTATGCGAGCGAAGCCGCCCTCGAAGCGGCCGGCGGCGTCGCCCGTGTCTTCGCCACCCAGCCGAACCAGGATCAGCTCGGCTCCGACACGGCGATCGCGATTACCGCCGCCGACGGCTCGGTCGTGCCGGTCGAGGCACGGCTGTCGAAATTCCCCTGGGCCGGCGATCAGGCCTTCCTGTTCACGCTCACCCGGGTCGACGCCGCGGCGGCGCCTGACGGCGAAGCCGAGACCGCGACGCTCACCGAATTGCGCGGGCGACTGGAGGAGGTCGAGCAGATCCTCGACACCGCCACCGACGGCATCGTGATCCTGGCGCCGGACGGCGCCATCGAGAGCATGAACCGTTCGGCGGAAGCCCTGTTCGGTTATGAATCGGCCGATCTGAAAGGCCGCAGCTTCACCACGCTGTTCGCGCCCGAGAGCCATCGGTCGGCGATCGACTATTGCGACGGCCTGCTCGCCAATGGCGTTGCCAGCGTGCTCAACGACGGCCGCCAGATCATCGGCCGCTTCAAGCAGGGCGGCCTGATCCCGCTCTACATGACCATGGGCCGCACCGGCCCGCGCGCCCGGCCGAAGCTCGCCGCCGTGTTCCGCGACATGACACAATGGAAGAAGGCGGAAGAAGATCTGGTCGCCGCCCGGCGCCAGGCCGAGCAGGCCTCGTCGCAAAAATCCGACTTCCTGGCCAAGATCAGCCATGAAATCCGCACGCCGCTCAACGCCATTATCGGTTTTTCCGAAGTGATGATGGAAGAGCGCTTCGGGCCGATCGGCAACGAGCGCTACCGCGACTATCTCAAGGATATCCACGCGTCCGGCGGCCATGTCCTGTCGCTGATCAACGATCTCCTGGATCTGTCCAAGATCGAGGCCGGCAAGCTCGAACTGTCGTTCACCAGTGTCGATCTCAATGACGTCGTCCAGTCGACGGTGGCGATCATGCAGCCGCAGGCCAACCGCGAGCGGGTGATCATCCGCTCCTCGCTGATGGGCAAGCTGCCCAATGTCGTGGCGGATGCCCGGTCGCTGCGCCAGATCGCGCTGAACCTGTTGTCGAATTCGGTCAAGTTCACCCCGGCCGGCGGCCAGATCATCGTCTCCACCGCGCTGTCGGATGCCGGCGAGGCCGTGTTGCGCGTGCGCGATACCGGGGTCGGCATGACCGATACCGAGCTGCAGGCGGCGATGGAGCCGTTCCGCCAGGTCGCGACCTCCAATCCGCAGAGCGTCAAGGGCACCGGTCTCGGCTTGCCGCTGACCAAGGCCCTGGTGGAAGCGAACCGGGCAAGCTTCGGCATCTCGTCGACGCCCAATCAGGGCACGCTCGTCGAAGTGGTGTTCCCGGCGACCCGCGTGCTGGCGGAATAGCGCCCGCGCGGCCTCACGCAAAACCTTGAAACGGCGCGCCTCCCATGCGAGGAAGCGCGCCACCTTATCGGCGCCGATGCGCGCCGTCCTTCAAGGGAATCCGCGTCCATGGCGACCTTCAAGCCGCTCGTCTTCTCCGGCATGCAACCATCCGGCGACCTGCACCTCGGGAATTATCTCGGCGCACTGGTCAATTGGGTGCGCATGCAGGAGACGCACGACTGCATCTATTGCGTCGTCGACATGCACGCGATCACGGTGTGGCAGGATCCGGCTGCGCTGAAGAAGGCGATTCGCGAGGTGACCGCCGCCTATATCGCCGCCGGCATCGACCCCAAGCGCTCCATCCTGTTCAACCAGAGCCAGGTGCACGAGCACGCCGAGCTTGCCTGGGTGTTCAATTGCGTCGCGCGCATGGGCTGGATGAGCCGCATGACGCAGTTCAAGGAGAAGGCCGGCAAGGACCGCGAGAACGTCTCGCTCGGCCTGTTCGCCTATCCGAGCCTGATGGCGGCCGACATCCTGGTCTATCGGGCGACCCACGTGCCGGTGGGCGAGGACCAGAAGCAGCATCTGGAACTGACCCGCGACATCGCCATCAAGTTCAACAATGATTTTGGCCCGCGCATCGCCGAACTCGGGCTTGGCGATGGCTTCTTCCCGGTCACCGAGCCGGTCATCATGGGGCCGGCGACCCGGGTCATGAGCCTGCGCGACGGCACCAAGAAGATGTCGAAGTCGGACCCGTCCGACTATTCGCGCATCAACCTGACCGATGACGCCGACACGATCTCGCAGAAGATCCGCAAGGCCCGCACCGATCCCGAGCCCTTGCCTTCGGAAGAGAAGGGCCTGGAAGGCCGCGCCGAGGCGGACAATCTGGTCGGTATTTTTGCCGCGCTGTCCAACCGCAGCAAGGCCGACGTGCTGGCTGAATTCGGCGGCGGTCAGTTCTCCGGGTTCAAGGCGGCGCTGGCCGATGTGGCGGTCGCCAAGCTCGCGCCGATCACCGGCGAAATGCAGCGCCTGCTTGCCGATCCCGCCGAGATCGACCGGATCCTGGCCGAGGGTTCGGCGCGGGCCCGCGCCATCGCCGCGCCGGTCATGGCCTCGGTGAAGGATATCCTCGGCTTCGTCCGGTCCTAGCCAGCGGCCCGCTGCCGGCGGCCGACCGGGTCTTGTCCCCGTCCGTCTCGGTCTTGCCTGTTGACTCCAGGCTCGCCGCTCGGAACTGTGGCGCCCAAGAACATCCGCGCGGATTTTCCGGCGCGGAGGGGAATGGGAGCCTATCCATGAAGAGTCTGTTCCGTGGCGCGCTGCTTGCCGCCATCCTGGGCGGAGCCGGCGCGGCGAATGCCCAGCAACTGGCGCCGAGCCCGACGCTCGATGCCATCCGCGCCCGCGGCCATCTCGAATGCGGCGTGCATCTCGGCCTGCCGGGTTTCTCCTTCGCCAATGACAAGGGCGAGTGGTCGGGCCTCGATGTCGATTATTGCCGGGCGCTGGCCGCCGCCGTGCTCGGCGACGCGACCAAGGTTCGTTTCACGCCGACCTCGGTGCAGCAGCGCTGGCCGGTGCTGCAGTCGGGCCAGGTCGATGTCCTGTCGCGCAACACCACCATCACCTATTCGCGCAACGTGACGCTCGGGGTGAACTTCCAGGGCATCAATTTTTATGAAGGCCAGACCTTCATCGTGCGCACCGCTTCGGGCGCCAAGAAACCGTCGGATCTCGAGAACGCCTCGATCTGCGTTGCCGCCGGCTCGACCGAGGAGCGCATGGCGGCCGACTATTTCCGCGAGCGCAATCTCAAGGTCTCGATCATCAACTTCCAGAAGAACGACGACGCCATCGCGGCTTACGACGCCGGCCGTTGCGACAGCTACACCGCCGGCCTCGGCGCGCTGGCTGGCCAGCGCATCAAGCTGAAGAACCCGGCCGAGCACACCATCATGACCGAGACCATCTCGAACGACCCGCAGGGTCCGGTGACCCGCTGGGGCGACGAGCGCTGGCAGGCCATCGTCCGCTGGGTGCTGAACGGCCAGATCGCGGCGGAAAATCTCGGCGTCACCTCTAGAAATGTCGATGACTTCAGGGCCAATTCCAAGAATGCCGAAATCCGTCGCCTGCTCGGCGCCGATGGCGGCTTCGGCGCCATGCTGGGCCTGTCCAACGACTGGCTGTTCAACGCCATCAAGCAGGTCGGCAACTATGCCGAGAGCTATGAGCGCACCGTCGGCAAGGGCTCGCCGCTCGGCCTGGAGCGTGGGCAGAACCAGCTGTGGACCCGCGGCGGCCTGTTGTTCTCGCCGCCGTTCCAATGACCGGATCGCCGGCGGCCATTGTCCGGCCGGCCGGCTGCGGCCTGCAAGCCTGACCGTCTTCCCGCCATCACGACCTCCCTCGCCCCTGGCGAGGGAGGTTCTCTGCCCTCCGGCCGTCATGTGCCATGGCTGAACTCACCCGGCTGATCTACGACAAGCGTGCGCGCGAGATCTTCTGGCAGGTCGTGATCCTGCTCGCGCTGGTCATCGTCACCGTGTTCATCGTGCGCAACGCGTCGCAGAACATGGTCAATGCCGGCATCGCCTCGGGATTCGATTTCCTGTGGCGCACCTCGGGCATCGACGTGCCCTTCGTGCTGACCGACTACACCAGCAATTCGAACATTCTCGGCCTGCTCTGGGTTGGCGTCGTCAACACCCTGGTGGTCACCATCGTGTCGATCATCGCGGCCACCTTGCTCGGCTTCGTGGTCGGCGTGGCCAGGCTGTCGAAAAACAAGCTCCTGTCGGGCATTGCCGGCGCCTTCATCGAGATCGTGCGCAACATCCCGCTCTTGTTCTTCGTCATGTTCTGGTACTCGCTGGTCATCAACGCCTTACCGGCGCCGCGCCAGTCGATCGGCATTTTCAGCGTCGCCTTCCTCAACAATCGCGGACTGACCATCCCGGTGCCGGTCGAGGGCTCGGCCTTCAAGATCGCCGCGCTGGTGATCCTTGCCGGCATTGTCGGCCAGGCCGCGATCGCCATCTGGGCCAAGCGCCGGCGCGATGCCACCGGCCAGATCTTCCCGGCCTGGGCCACCGGGCTGGTCCTGCTCATCGGCTTGCCGGTGCTGGCCTTCGGCATTGCCGGTTTCGCCACCACCTGGGACCTGCCGGCCTTCCGCGGCTTCAATTTCCGTGGCGGTTTCGTGCTGGTGCCGGAATTCGTCGCGCTGTTCCTGGCGCTCACCGTCTATACCGCCGGCTTCATCGCCGAGGTGGTGCGCGGCGGCATCCAGGCCGTGGTCAAGGGCCAGTGGGAGGCCGCCTACGCGCTGGGCCTCAGGCCGAACCGGACGCTCAGCCTGGTCGTCATCCCGCAGGCCATGCGCGTGATGATCCCGCCGATGACCAGCCAATATCTCAACGTCCTGAAGAACTCGTCCTTCGGCGCGGCCAT
This portion of the Phreatobacter stygius genome encodes:
- a CDS encoding amino acid ABC transporter substrate-binding protein, giving the protein MKSLFRGALLAAILGGAGAANAQQLAPSPTLDAIRARGHLECGVHLGLPGFSFANDKGEWSGLDVDYCRALAAAVLGDATKVRFTPTSVQQRWPVLQSGQVDVLSRNTTITYSRNVTLGVNFQGINFYEGQTFIVRTASGAKKPSDLENASICVAAGSTEERMAADYFRERNLKVSIINFQKNDDAIAAYDAGRCDSYTAGLGALAGQRIKLKNPAEHTIMTETISNDPQGPVTRWGDERWQAIVRWVLNGQIAAENLGVTSRNVDDFRANSKNAEIRRLLGADGGFGAMLGLSNDWLFNAIKQVGNYAESYERTVGKGSPLGLERGQNQLWTRGGLLFSPPFQ
- a CDS encoding amino acid ABC transporter permease; translation: MAELTRLIYDKRAREIFWQVVILLALVIVTVFIVRNASQNMVNAGIASGFDFLWRTSGIDVPFVLTDYTSNSNILGLLWVGVVNTLVVTIVSIIAATLLGFVVGVARLSKNKLLSGIAGAFIEIVRNIPLLFFVMFWYSLVINALPAPRQSIGIFSVAFLNNRGLTIPVPVEGSAFKIAALVILAGIVGQAAIAIWAKRRRDATGQIFPAWATGLVLLIGLPVLAFGIAGFATTWDLPAFRGFNFRGGFVLVPEFVALFLALTVYTAGFIAEVVRGGIQAVVKGQWEAAYALGLRPNRTLSLVVIPQAMRVMIPPMTSQYLNVLKNSSFGAAIAYPDLVSVFVGSALNNTGQAIEIIAITLAIYLAIGLAVSGFMNWYNAKTALVTR
- the trpS gene encoding tryptophan--tRNA ligase → MATFKPLVFSGMQPSGDLHLGNYLGALVNWVRMQETHDCIYCVVDMHAITVWQDPAALKKAIREVTAAYIAAGIDPKRSILFNQSQVHEHAELAWVFNCVARMGWMSRMTQFKEKAGKDRENVSLGLFAYPSLMAADILVYRATHVPVGEDQKQHLELTRDIAIKFNNDFGPRIAELGLGDGFFPVTEPVIMGPATRVMSLRDGTKKMSKSDPSDYSRINLTDDADTISQKIRKARTDPEPLPSEEKGLEGRAEADNLVGIFAALSNRSKADVLAEFGGGQFSGFKAALADVAVAKLAPITGEMQRLLADPAEIDRILAEGSARARAIAAPVMASVKDILGFVRS